From the Deltaproteobacteria bacterium genome, one window contains:
- a CDS encoding methyltransferase domain-containing protein: MADSNQEEVSPRPLMRILGDFANSQILDAALEYDFFTLISKGHNTADAVAREAGTDARATRIVLDSLPALSLIEKRDGKYFLAPSAQAFLVKGKPSYCGDFRYVALALWDGMAHLKESLKTGKPLSRMDTNAELQVWEKLVLGIIVIAEPAAKALCDILKIGGERKAMRVLDIAGGSSIFGMTIVTRDPSAQVTQLDWPNVNAVAKKANKERGLEGKIRFIDGEHHTANIETNYYDLVLASNFCRFESPKGNQELFAKAYSALKPGGIFVVNDFVPNEERTEPTFALRFSVYTLTHTPEGECWTLSQYSEWLKKAGFAAIETHGDIPKTLPGTTLILATKS; the protein is encoded by the coding sequence ATGGCCGATTCTAACCAAGAAGAAGTTTCGCCCCGACCGCTGATGCGCATCCTCGGCGATTTCGCCAACAGTCAAATTCTCGACGCCGCATTGGAGTATGATTTCTTCACGCTGATCAGCAAGGGCCATAACACTGCCGACGCGGTGGCGCGGGAAGCCGGCACGGATGCGCGCGCCACGCGCATCGTGCTCGACAGCCTGCCGGCGTTGTCGCTGATTGAAAAGCGCGACGGCAAGTATTTCCTCGCGCCGTCAGCGCAAGCTTTTCTCGTCAAAGGCAAACCTTCCTATTGCGGCGATTTTCGCTACGTCGCTTTAGCGCTGTGGGATGGCATGGCCCATCTCAAAGAATCGCTCAAGACCGGCAAGCCGCTCAGCCGCATGGACACCAACGCCGAGCTGCAAGTTTGGGAAAAGCTCGTGCTCGGCATCATCGTCATCGCCGAGCCGGCGGCCAAAGCGCTGTGCGATATCTTAAAAATTGGCGGCGAGCGTAAAGCCATGCGCGTCCTCGACATCGCCGGTGGGTCGAGCATCTTCGGAATGACCATCGTCACGCGTGATCCGAGCGCGCAGGTGACGCAGTTAGACTGGCCCAACGTTAACGCAGTGGCGAAGAAGGCTAACAAAGAACGCGGCCTCGAAGGAAAAATTCGTTTCATCGACGGCGAACATCACACGGCGAATATCGAAACGAATTATTATGATCTTGTTCTCGCCAGCAATTTCTGCCGCTTCGAATCGCCGAAAGGCAATCAGGAGTTGTTCGCCAAAGCGTATTCCGCTTTGAAGCCCGGCGGCATTTTCGTGGTCAACGATTTCGTGCCCAACGAAGAACGCACGGAACCAACATTCGCTTTGCGCTTTTCGGTCTACACGCTGACGCACACGCCGGAAGGCGAGTGCTGGACGCTGTCGCAATATTCCGAGTGGCTAAAGAAAGCTGGGTTCGCTGCCATCGAAACCCACGGCGATATTCCCAAGACCTTGCCTGGGACGACACTGATCTTGGCGACGAAGAGTTAA
- a CDS encoding FAD-binding oxidoreductase yields MLTLDEIIAKLTDIVGPRRISTNPIDKINYQHTLAYGAYRALPDVIVRIESDAQGNHKVADILKFANENKIPIVAKGGVGMGISSPLKGGLLLDMLGMDKVLEVNPTLQYVIAEGGASVYAIHHALRQQGLMLPNFGTYGPAVVIGAMINKGGIGYGMTRYGWIADMVLGLEVILANGETIRLGALANQGTTFGPFQKWIHLPDLLGLFTLAAGSMGIISTVCLRAIQCRREWLHDYCYVFRRDQLQQVQDALMEQVRGEVVYDIHFTDRWQYHWPMEEGLYDKSKIPDDGWFFLKTVLLARDQEELAFKEKRMRRIYQSAGGVDVPEIADKAMGAQAQELGLHGWPDWHVMGPDGWCGAVVRHTGMFAVTSKMYPLTFLKEMYDLDEAAKRECGIWDAEHSPQHDSYVTRDFAIKEEYFTFYNPYDEEDVGKLRKWMGMVAQFSNERGVVWTAPTLSTKGPVPYQRLGNLYDVIKEIKQLVDPNNILNPGALY; encoded by the coding sequence ATGCTTACTCTCGACGAGATCATCGCTAAACTAACCGACATTGTCGGCCCGCGGCGGATCTCGACCAATCCGATCGACAAGATCAACTACCAGCATACCTTGGCCTACGGCGCCTATCGCGCTTTGCCGGATGTGATCGTGCGTATTGAATCCGACGCCCAGGGCAATCACAAGGTTGCCGATATTTTAAAATTCGCCAATGAAAATAAAATTCCCATCGTCGCCAAGGGCGGCGTCGGCATGGGCATTAGCTCGCCGCTCAAAGGCGGCTTGCTGTTGGACATGCTTGGCATGGACAAGGTTCTCGAAGTAAATCCGACTCTGCAGTATGTCATCGCCGAAGGCGGCGCCAGCGTTTACGCGATTCACCATGCACTGCGCCAGCAGGGTCTGATGCTGCCCAACTTCGGCACCTACGGACCCGCCGTGGTCATCGGCGCGATGATCAACAAGGGCGGCATCGGCTACGGCATGACGCGCTACGGTTGGATCGCCGACATGGTGCTCGGCCTTGAAGTGATTCTCGCCAACGGCGAGACGATTCGTTTGGGCGCGCTAGCAAATCAGGGAACGACCTTCGGACCGTTTCAAAAATGGATTCACCTGCCGGATTTGCTCGGCCTGTTTACTCTGGCCGCCGGTTCCATGGGTATCATCAGCACAGTTTGTCTGCGCGCGATTCAATGCCGGCGCGAGTGGCTGCATGATTACTGCTACGTGTTCCGCCGCGATCAGTTGCAACAGGTGCAGGACGCGCTCATGGAACAGGTACGCGGCGAAGTGGTTTACGACATTCATTTCACCGACCGCTGGCAGTATCACTGGCCCATGGAAGAGGGCTTGTACGATAAAAGCAAAATTCCCGACGACGGCTGGTTTTTCTTGAAGACCGTGCTCTTGGCGCGCGATCAAGAAGAGCTGGCGTTCAAGGAAAAGCGCATGCGGCGGATTTACCAATCCGCCGGCGGTGTCGACGTGCCGGAGATCGCCGACAAGGCGATGGGCGCCCAGGCGCAGGAGTTGGGTTTGCACGGCTGGCCCGATTGGCATGTCATGGGGCCGGACGGTTGGTGCGGTGCGGTGGTGCGCCATACCGGCATGTTCGCCGTCACTTCGAAAATGTATCCGCTTACTTTTCTCAAAGAGATGTACGATCTCGACGAAGCGGCCAAGCGCGAATGCGGCATCTGGGACGCCGAGCACTCGCCGCAGCATGACAGTTACGTGACCCGCGATTTCGCCATCAAAGAAGAGTATTTCACTTTCTACAATCCCTACGACGAGGAAGATGTCGGCAAGCTGCGTAAATGGATGGGCATGGTGGCGCAGTTTAGCAACGAGCGCGGCGTGGTGTGGACCGCGCCGACGCTGAGCACCAAAGGGCCGGTGCCTTATCAGCGTTTGGGAAATCTTTACGATGTCATCAAAGAGATCAAGCAGCTGGTGGATCCGAACAATATCTTAAATCCCGGCGCGCTTTATTAA
- a CDS encoding SDR family oxidoreductase: MAEAKTIPTLRGKVALVTGASRGIGAAAAIRLAQGGAAVVVNYHQNREAAEKVLDEVRGAGGRGIVYQADVTQRAQVESMVRAASEALGAIDILVNNAYFPFQVSALHEISWDKFHQAIEHELSAFYNCVQVCLPAMKEKQAGRIIVVSTRLAQQPLPRMGAYAAAKSALESMANTMAIELGPLGVAVNVVTPAFTLTDASLIMPEAFRERVKDTRPLKRHLYPEDIAGAIAFLASDEASMMTGSHMLITGGSHLQL, from the coding sequence ATGGCAGAAGCGAAAACAATTCCGACATTGCGCGGTAAAGTCGCGCTAGTTACCGGCGCCAGCCGCGGCATCGGCGCGGCGGCGGCGATTCGTTTGGCCCAAGGCGGCGCCGCGGTAGTCGTCAATTACCATCAGAACCGCGAGGCGGCCGAGAAAGTTCTCGACGAAGTTCGCGGCGCCGGCGGGCGCGGGATCGTTTATCAAGCCGATGTCACCCAACGCGCCCAGGTCGAGTCCATGGTGCGCGCCGCGAGTGAAGCACTTGGCGCTATCGATATACTGGTCAACAACGCCTACTTTCCGTTTCAAGTCAGTGCGCTGCACGAAATATCTTGGGACAAATTTCATCAGGCGATCGAGCATGAGTTGTCGGCATTCTATAATTGCGTGCAGGTTTGCTTGCCGGCGATGAAAGAAAAGCAGGCTGGCAGGATTATCGTCGTTAGCACGCGCTTGGCGCAGCAGCCGCTGCCGCGCATGGGCGCCTATGCGGCGGCGAAGTCGGCGCTCGAATCGATGGCGAATACGATGGCGATTGAATTGGGCCCGCTGGGCGTCGCCGTCAACGTGGTGACGCCGGCGTTTACGTTAACGGATGCCTCGCTGATCATGCCCGAAGCGTTTCGCGAGCGGGTGAAGGATACCCGGCCGCTGAAAAGGCATCTCTATCCTGAAGACATCGCCGGGGCGATCGCGTTCTTGGCCAGCGATGAAGCGAGCATGATGACGGGAAGTCATATGCTGATTACCGGTGGGAGTCATCTGCAGCTGTGA
- a CDS encoding radical SAM protein, which translates to MKLLFVTPPMGNWAPWGERHLAVNALHAQVAAFIRQKNGAEVSVLDCRALGLDDDQMLAEVLRQRPEAVFFGAMIAAAGGAATLNRFHAAMQKIKEVAPQTVTIGGGLMYTAVPQKIMADNPQLDFAIVGVFGDNEYAVCELLEELKKSTPDFSAIKGLAYRKNGEVVLTPARPVIANLDELPMPAYDLFPMDKYYGYSVIPNYNESVTSRGCEGACHFCYEWWLVDPRNPRDFTSHRTKGGKRIAEEMELLNKTYGVKALTFMDDDFSSDRQKMVDLVEALEEKELDMSWFMLSRAQNLIRDKDLVPRLRKVGLYQVLIGIDGGTDEEIAEARKGPMKVGVKELKELIQFLRQNDISTISTYLNGFWEDDEAKIRQRAQAVDEIDPDIVMIQVLNPIPGSPIYKAAVKNNIIEIDNLSLYDLEHSVMPTKYLSRQQLGELTGWAFQSFYSKPGRVERILNGYTSPYVKMKFLSFKSNAAKYEQNAAHGEAAI; encoded by the coding sequence ATGAAACTTCTTTTTGTTACCCCCCCCATGGGCAATTGGGCGCCCTGGGGCGAGCGTCATTTGGCGGTTAACGCGCTTCATGCGCAAGTGGCGGCTTTCATTCGGCAAAAGAATGGCGCGGAGGTCTCCGTCTTAGATTGCCGCGCGCTCGGTTTGGACGACGATCAGATGTTGGCGGAAGTGCTGCGGCAACGGCCCGAGGCGGTCTTCTTTGGCGCTATGATTGCCGCGGCCGGCGGTGCGGCGACGCTCAATCGCTTCCATGCGGCGATGCAAAAGATCAAAGAGGTCGCGCCCCAAACGGTTACCATCGGTGGCGGTCTGATGTACACCGCGGTGCCGCAAAAGATCATGGCTGACAATCCGCAACTCGACTTTGCGATTGTCGGCGTGTTTGGCGACAATGAATACGCCGTCTGTGAGTTATTAGAAGAACTGAAAAAATCCACGCCCGATTTCAGCGCGATCAAGGGGCTGGCGTACCGCAAAAATGGCGAGGTGGTGCTGACGCCGGCGCGGCCGGTGATCGCCAATCTCGACGAGCTGCCGATGCCCGCTTACGATCTGTTTCCGATGGACAAGTATTACGGCTACTCGGTGATTCCCAATTATAATGAGTCGGTGACTTCGCGCGGCTGCGAGGGCGCATGCCATTTTTGCTACGAGTGGTGGCTGGTCGACCCGCGCAACCCGCGCGATTTCACCTCGCACCGAACCAAAGGCGGGAAGAGAATCGCTGAAGAAATGGAACTGCTGAACAAGACTTATGGCGTCAAAGCCCTCACCTTCATGGACGACGATTTCAGCTCCGATCGGCAGAAGATGGTCGACTTGGTCGAAGCGTTAGAGGAGAAAGAGTTAGACATGAGCTGGTTCATGCTCAGCCGCGCGCAAAACCTGATTCGCGATAAGGATCTGGTGCCGCGATTGCGCAAGGTCGGTTTGTATCAAGTATTGATCGGCATCGACGGCGGCACGGACGAGGAGATCGCCGAAGCGCGTAAGGGACCGATGAAAGTCGGCGTCAAAGAATTGAAAGAGCTGATTCAGTTCCTGCGCCAGAACGACATTTCCACCATTTCGACTTACCTCAACGGTTTTTGGGAAGATGACGAAGCCAAGATCCGCCAGCGCGCCCAGGCGGTGGACGAGATCGATCCCGACATCGTAATGATTCAAGTGCTCAATCCGATTCCCGGCTCGCCGATTTACAAAGCCGCAGTTAAGAACAACATCATCGAAATCGACAACCTGAGTCTCTACGACTTGGAACATTCGGTGATGCCGACGAAATATTTGAGCCGCCAACAGTTGGGCGAACTCACCGGTTGGGCGTTTCAATCTTTTTACAGCAAGCCGGGCCGCGTCGAGCGTATTCTCAACGGCTACACTTCGCCCTATGTGAAAATGAAATTCCTGTCGTTCAAGAGCAACGCGGCGAAGTACGAACAGAACGCCGCGCACGGCGAGGCGGCAATTTAG
- a CDS encoding ABC transporter permease, giving the protein MAQAAEEQLLDIRVAEASAAYKFYLNNEKLILGTSSTVLFLLTWETIGNWAGLINPMFMSAPSMIAKAGWQMFASGEIWNDLYVSGVEFGWGYFLSIIFAVPFGIAIGWYKRFAYVCDPFVNAMNATPRVALLPLVIIWLGIGILSKVGIIFLGAVFPLLINTRDGVKTTPANLLTAARSFGASEWQIFKSVVLPSTVPFILTGLRLAIGRALIGVMVGELYAATAGIGFMITVAGATFQTDKVFVGVLIFAISGMALTEVVDRYEKRFDKWRPRVGHD; this is encoded by the coding sequence ATGGCTCAAGCGGCTGAAGAACAACTTTTAGATATTCGCGTTGCCGAAGCATCGGCGGCGTATAAATTTTATCTGAACAATGAGAAGTTAATTCTCGGCACTTCTTCAACGGTGCTATTCCTGTTGACCTGGGAAACCATTGGCAATTGGGCGGGGCTCATCAATCCCATGTTCATGAGCGCGCCGTCGATGATCGCCAAGGCTGGATGGCAAATGTTCGCCTCGGGGGAAATTTGGAATGACCTCTATGTCAGCGGCGTCGAGTTCGGCTGGGGCTACTTCTTGTCGATCATCTTCGCGGTCCCATTCGGCATCGCCATCGGCTGGTACAAAAGATTCGCGTATGTCTGCGATCCCTTCGTCAACGCCATGAACGCCACGCCACGTGTCGCGCTTTTGCCATTGGTGATTATTTGGCTCGGCATCGGCATTTTGTCGAAGGTCGGCATCATCTTTCTCGGCGCGGTTTTCCCACTGCTAATCAATACCCGTGACGGCGTCAAAACTACGCCGGCCAATTTGCTCACCGCGGCGCGCAGCTTCGGCGCCTCGGAATGGCAGATTTTCAAATCCGTCGTGCTCCCTTCCACCGTGCCTTTCATCTTGACCGGTTTGCGCCTGGCCATCGGCCGCGCGCTGATCGGCGTCATGGTCGGCGAGCTCTATGCCGCCACCGCGGGCATCGGCTTCATGATCACCGTCGCCGGTGCGACTTTCCAGACTGACAAAGTGTTCGTCGGCGTTCTGATCTTCGCGATCAGCGGCATGGCTTTAACCGAAGTGGTCGATCGCTACGAGAAACGCTTCGATAAATGGCGCCCCAGAGTCGGCCACGATTAG
- a CDS encoding UPF0182 family protein yields MRRIGGVILLITLVMAVMFFRQAIGLYVDWLWFQDVGYGHVFTTILTYKSALGGISGSLFALLIYVNLKIASSMPTGFHYSGADNIIELPAPELIDPMFKRLLLPGALLVGIMASPQGAASWEQASLFFNAVPFNLQDPQFGQDVGFYVFRLPLLRVIYHWAIFAIGLSIVACAAVYLVYRGIEYTARGLLLGARARNHLLVLFGLLLIAKAAGYYLDAFDLLHSSRGVSHGASYADVYGNLPALRILTFLALIAAALCFAQIYRAGYKFVILGVGALVGVHLLGLNAYPTLLQRFRVTPNEIEAERPFIERTIKFTRFAFGLDKITTKDFPADEQLTAADLKRNESTISNIRLWDHRPLLTTYAQLQEIRPYYKFVDVDNDRYMIDGTYRQVMLSARELSHQHLQSRNWINEHLTFTHGHGVVFGPVNQVTSSGQPEFFIKDIPPVATTSLKISRPEIYYGELANDYVLVQTKSQELDYPAGDQNIYTTYKGQRGVAIGSLWRRLVFSAHHASLRILLAQDLNAESRILYYRQIQERVKKIAPFIIFDRDAYVVVAQGGRLFWIVDGYTVSDRFPYSEPLRQQGTNYIRNSVKAVVDAYQGTVEFYTSDTQDPVIQSFAKTFPNLMKPLETMPEDLRAHIRYPQDLFSIQARVYTTYHMQDPQVFYNKEDLLSIPRQNDEGRERDVEPYYTIMRLPGETKEEFVLLLPFTPNKRDNMRSWLAARSDAPHYGKLIALDFPKAKLVYGPKQIDARIDQDTTISQQLSLWNQRGSQVIRGSLLSIPIDRSLLYVQPLYLAAEKGSLPELKRVIVAFGNRIAMEETLEQSLQRVFGAAPAKEAAQPVVAAAPQAAAKSEQTPARQALDHFQRAQENLKQGNWAGYGDEMKKIEALLKEMQKGR; encoded by the coding sequence ATGCGCAGAATCGGCGGCGTGATCCTACTCATCACTTTAGTCATGGCCGTGATGTTCTTTCGCCAAGCGATCGGACTTTACGTTGACTGGCTATGGTTTCAGGATGTTGGCTACGGGCATGTTTTTACTACCATCCTCACCTACAAAAGCGCTCTCGGTGGTATCTCCGGCAGTCTGTTCGCGCTGTTAATCTACGTCAATTTGAAAATCGCCTCCTCGATGCCGACCGGATTTCATTACAGCGGCGCCGACAATATTATTGAACTTCCCGCCCCCGAGCTCATCGATCCGATGTTCAAGCGGCTGCTGCTGCCGGGCGCGCTGCTAGTCGGCATCATGGCGTCACCCCAAGGCGCGGCCAGTTGGGAACAAGCATCGCTGTTTTTCAACGCCGTGCCGTTCAACTTACAAGATCCGCAGTTTGGCCAGGACGTCGGCTTCTATGTTTTTCGCTTGCCGCTGTTACGGGTCATTTACCATTGGGCGATCTTTGCCATCGGCTTGAGCATCGTCGCCTGCGCGGCGGTTTATCTTGTTTACCGCGGCATAGAATATACCGCGCGCGGCCTGTTGCTCGGCGCGCGTGCGCGCAATCACTTACTGGTTCTGTTCGGCTTGCTATTGATCGCCAAGGCCGCCGGCTATTATCTCGACGCTTTCGACCTTTTGCACTCGAGCCGCGGTGTGTCCCATGGTGCCAGCTACGCCGATGTTTATGGCAATTTGCCGGCGCTGAGAATTCTCACTTTTCTCGCCTTGATCGCGGCGGCGCTCTGTTTCGCGCAAATTTACCGCGCCGGTTATAAATTTGTCATCCTCGGCGTCGGCGCTCTAGTCGGCGTACACCTGCTCGGTCTCAACGCCTACCCGACGCTATTGCAGCGCTTTCGCGTCACGCCCAATGAAATCGAAGCGGAGCGGCCGTTCATCGAGCGCACGATCAAGTTCACTCGTTTTGCCTTCGGCTTGGATAAGATCACAACTAAAGATTTCCCGGCCGATGAGCAGCTCACGGCGGCGGATCTCAAACGTAACGAATCGACGATCAGCAACATCAGGCTCTGGGACCATCGGCCGCTGCTGACCACCTACGCGCAGCTGCAAGAGATTCGCCCCTATTATAAATTTGTCGATGTCGACAACGACCGCTACATGATCGACGGCACTTATCGCCAAGTGATGCTGTCGGCCCGCGAGCTGTCCCACCAACATCTGCAAAGCCGCAACTGGATCAACGAGCATCTGACCTTCACCCACGGCCATGGCGTGGTCTTCGGCCCGGTCAACCAGGTCACCTCGAGCGGCCAGCCAGAATTTTTTATCAAAGACATTCCGCCGGTGGCGACCACTTCGCTGAAAATCTCTCGCCCCGAGATTTACTACGGCGAACTCGCCAACGACTATGTCTTGGTGCAGACCAAATCCCAGGAATTGGATTACCCGGCGGGGGATCAAAATATTTACACGACGTACAAGGGTCAGCGCGGCGTGGCTATCGGCTCCCTATGGCGCCGCTTGGTTTTTTCCGCTCATCACGCATCGCTGCGCATCTTGCTGGCCCAGGATCTTAACGCCGAGAGCCGGATACTTTACTACCGCCAGATTCAGGAGCGGGTAAAAAAGATCGCGCCGTTTATCATTTTCGACCGGGATGCTTATGTGGTCGTCGCCCAGGGTGGCAGACTATTCTGGATCGTCGATGGCTACACGGTTTCGGATCGCTTTCCCTATTCGGAACCGCTGCGCCAGCAGGGCACTAACTATATTCGTAACTCGGTCAAAGCGGTGGTCGACGCGTACCAGGGCACGGTGGAGTTTTATACCAGCGACACCCAGGATCCGGTGATTCAATCCTTTGCCAAGACTTTTCCCAATCTGATGAAACCACTTGAAACCATGCCCGAGGATCTGCGCGCCCATATTCGTTATCCGCAGGATCTATTTTCGATTCAGGCGCGGGTCTACACGACCTATCACATGCAGGACCCGCAGGTTTTTTATAACAAAGAAGACCTGCTCAGCATCCCGCGCCAAAATGACGAAGGGCGCGAGCGCGATGTCGAGCCTTACTACACGATCATGCGCTTGCCCGGAGAAACCAAGGAAGAATTCGTCCTGTTGCTGCCGTTCACGCCGAACAAGCGCGACAACATGCGTTCCTGGTTGGCAGCGCGCAGCGATGCGCCCCACTACGGCAAACTAATCGCCCTGGACTTTCCCAAAGCGAAACTGGTTTACGGACCGAAACAGATCGATGCCCGCATCGATCAAGACACGACGATTTCCCAACAGCTGAGCCTGTGGAACCAGCGCGGCTCGCAGGTGATTCGCGGTAGTTTATTATCGATTCCTATCGACCGCTCCTTGCTCTACGTCCAGCCGCTCTATCTGGCGGCGGAAAAGGGCTCCCTGCCGGAACTCAAGAGGGTGATCGTCGCCTTCGGCAATCGTATCGCCATGGAAGAAACCTTGGAGCAATCGCTGCAACGAGTTTTCGGCGCAGCACCGGCCAAAGAAGCGGCGCAACCGGTGGTCGCCGCGGCCCCGCAAGCGGCGGCGAAAAGTGAGCAAACCCCGGCGCGCCAGGCGCTGGACCA